The Arachis ipaensis cultivar K30076 chromosome B03, Araip1.1, whole genome shotgun sequence region aataaaaaaaaatattttttgagaagctgtaatttacattttttttaaaagatcttttttctttaaaaaaaaagatgtttttcatgtaataaataaacaaaaaagtacttttatattgttatacacaaacataattgatagataaaaagatctttttgtatgagatatccaaacataaaattacttttacttctccataagatcttttaaaaaaagataactcaaaaaaagatctttttttaaaagctcNNNNNNNNNNNNNNNNNNNNNNNNNNNNNNNNNNNNNNNNNNNNNNNNNNNNNNNNNNNNNNNNNNNNNNNNNNNNNNNNNNNNNNNNNNNNNNNNNNNNNNNNNNNNNNNNNNNNNNNNNNNNNNNNNNNNNNNNNNNNNNNNNNNNNNNNNNNNNNNNNNNNNNNNNNNNNNNNNNNNNNNNNNNNNNNNNNNNNNNNNNNNNNNNNNNNNNNNNNNNNNNNNNNNNNNNNNNNNNNNNNNNNNNNNNNNNNNNNNNNNNNNNNNNNNNNNNNNNNNNNNNNNNNNNNNNNNNNNNNNNNNNNNNNNNNNNNNNNNNNNNNNNNNNNNNNNNNNNNNNNNNNNNNNNNNNNNNNNNNNNNNNNNNNNNNNNNNNNNNNNNNNNNNNNNNNNNNNNNNNNNNNNNNNNNNNNNNNNNNNNNNNNNNNNNNNNNNNNNNNNNNNNNNNNNNNNNNNNNNNNNNNNNNNNNNNNNNNNNNNNNNNNNNNNNNNNNNNNNNNNNNNNNNNNNNNNNNNNNNNNNNNNNNNNNNNNNNNNNNNNNNNNNNNNNNNNNNNNNNNNNNNNNNNNNNNNNNNNNNNNNNNNNNNNNNNNNNNNNNNNNNNNNNNNNNNNNNNNNNNNNNNNNNNNNNNNNNNNNNNNNNNNNNNNNNNNNNNNNNNNNNNNNNNNNNNNNNNNNNNNNNATACAATacattttcataaaaatatttcaaattgtatattttgataaataatatttatttatttattaaaaaaaatcccGTTAATTTTTCTACTCTTTTATTTATGAAGGATATCAGCAATTGCATAACATTAACAATGAATGTTGactttgaactttgaagtttgaATGATACAGCTACCAATTCCCCACATGTGTGACTCAACTACCCACCATAAACGCATAATAAAGAAACTCTCCTCATGACTCAACATCCCTTAGGCCCTTACCTACACACATAACTTCACATAAGAATACATTAACTTTCAGTAATCAAACTCAAACAATGACTTTGCTTCGATGGCTTGCGATTCTGTTCCTTCTGCTCGCCGTGTACTGCGGTCTCGATCCGTTTCGACACAGCCCCATAGCCAGCTTCCCGGAATTCGAGGCCAAATTGATTGAAATGCCGCCGTGGTCCGAGGTGCCGCCGGAGAAAGACTCGGAGAATTTGTTGCAGAAATCGGAGGTGAAGTTCTTGAACGAGGTTCAGGGACCAGAGAGCGTTGCTTTCGACCCTCAAGGTCGCGGTCCTTACGCTGGTGTCGCTGATGGAAGGATTCTCTTCTGGAATGGACACTCTTGGCTTCCCTTTGCTTATACCTCTCCCAACAGGTATAACAATTTTGAAAACCCCTAAATTTCCACTTTGAGAGTGTTTTCTACTTTTCAAGTGGTGAGTCCTGCAAATCTACAATTAGTTCGCATAACTTATCATTCCTTAATTTAATTAGTCTTATCTTGATTTTAGTTTACTTTACTTATTTCATGGTTCTCACTATATGACAGAATTTAGTTTGATTTCAAACTTTAAATGGGACCCACTTTCCATGTTATATCATATGGGCACTAATTGGATACTTGTAGGTAGGTACTTATacttgttagttttagttgtagGTAGGTACTGTCCGAAGTTTTACGGCATAAACAAAAATAACTATCTTTTATATGGTGTCCGTGAATGTTCATTCAAAAGAACAGATGTGATTGCGCGACTGTACAAAACACTTTATACTGTCAGTGCCgtaaaattaaactcttatttAATCTGTTTTCAatgtttatttttgtattttaatatatattttatacgagTGGCTGATTTGGTGGCGGATTTTTTATGTTTACCTAACATGGTTGAAAAATATTTGTTTTTGAGCTGTTCTATTTCTAGAGCGGAGCAATCTTTACACATACATCAACCCACTATGCCTTGTACATTTTTCACCCAGCAAGTTCTAGTTGTAGAACCATTTTCTCCCAATTTCTGAGTTTTCACTTCAGATGAAGTTCTGCTACTTCTGCAACATGCTGTTTCCTTGCAGCATTGCTGACGAACCTTAAATTATTGTACACAAGGTCATCCTTTTCAAAGTTTGAGCTTGAGTCTTTAAAGCTTGTTCTTGTTTAGATACTGAATTTAAGTTTTTGGATCAGTAGAGTGTATATGTTTGCAATAACATGTGATTAAATGTTAATGATCTTTCTTCTATGTCCATTTCAAACACAGGTCAGAATTGTGTGATCCTAAAGTACCTGCATCACCACTTAGCTATGTGACGACCGAGCACATCTGCGGAAGGCCTTTGGGACTCAGGTTCAACAAGAAAACTGGCGATTTATACATTGCGGATGCATATTTTGGGCTTCTGAAGGTGGGGCCTGAGGGTGGTTTAGCAACACCTCTTACAACTGAGGCTGAAGGGGTGCCATTCAGGTTTACCAATGATGTTGATGTTGACGAAGAAGGGAATGTTTATTTTACGGATAGCAGTGCGAAATATCAGCGCAGGTAGGATCCTCTTTTAAAACTTTTAGCAATCGctattttcttttgaaaaactTTGTACTGAATAGGGATATAATCAcaagatattattttaaatcaGAGGAATCTGCTAGAAAATTATTTGTATAGCGACTTAAATGGAAATGTTTAAACTTTGGAATctgattgattttttttcttttacaataTATGGACATGATAACAAATTTTGAACTGTAGAaatttgattgaaaattgaatGATTTATAGGACCTTCAGAGTAAGTAAATCCTTTATCATTTTGTATCCAAGATTCGGATACAAGAGAATCATCCAAACTAAGTTAGAAATCCTTGGTTATAAATATGATGCATGCACCACTACTGAAATCTGGTGGTTTTCCATGCTTTAGAATTTTATGAACTTAGTTTTCCATGCATCATATAGTAAGAGTGAAACGCGTTGTCTTATAATAACCTATCCCAAACGCAAACAAATGAGGAAGGTTATGCTAAGGCGTCAACAACTAATGTAAACGCATTGTCAAATGGTTAGGTCTATTAGGCATCCCTATATGAAGCAGTTACTAAGGTGTTAGGCCTATTTAGAGTGATTTCCTTAAATATTTAATTCATAGAATTCTGAAATATTGTCATTATTGTTACATCTGTCTTGCTTTGTTGGttctaaaataattttgtgtGCAGGAACTTTATTCAACTGGTATTTGCTGGAGATGATAGCGGCAGAGTTTTGAAATACAACCCTGACACTAAGGAAACCACAGTTCTTGTGAGAAACATTCAATTTCCAAATGGCATTTCCTTAAGCAAAGATCGTTCCTTCTTTTACGTCTGTGAAGGTGTTGTTGGCAGGTGAACCTAAAATAACAGCTTTTAACACTTCAAATAAGCACGACCCCTTGTGTTAGAAATTTTTACTTGCTCGCAAAGAAACTTATATATCTTGTTATCTACTGTTAAATGTTTACCACCCCAACAACGTGGTACTCAATCAGAGGTTCATAGCAAGAGATTCTAAGAGAATATATCTATATGTGAACCTTCTGATATGCTAGAGACTGCAAACATAAGCAGGATTAGTGTCTCTTTGGGTTCATCCtcagaatttttctattttctagatTCTATAAAGGAAGACAGAGAAAACAGTAcaatcaaattttttattctcATTTCATGTTTCGTTTTTATCTTCATAAAATCCTAAAACAAACAACATTGAAAATAACAACAGGAAATCAAAACAAAAACCAAATAAGAGGATATTTCTAAGTTGGTGATAATGCAAATTCCATTCACTAGTTATTACCTGTGCTGAAAGAAAAACTAAGCAATGTTAGCTAGAAAATCTTTTGCCATTTTTCTGAAAGAACCTAATGATAGAAGTCCGATATCTGAATTCATGTTGATTATTAGAGTTCTTTTCTTTATACCATTTCTTGTTCTATATAGGCTACGCAAATACTGGCTGAAAGGCGAAAAGGCCGGGACTTCAGAGATCATAGCCATCCTGCCTGGAATCCCTGACAATGTGAGAGTCAATGAAGATGGCGATTTTTGGATTGCACTTCATTGCCGAAGGTATATGTATGCGTACCTTAATGCCCTCTATCCAAATATTCGGAAACTCATACTCAAGCTCCCTATACCAACAAAGATTCACTACCTGCTTCAAATTGGTGGCCGGCAACATGCGTTGGCTGTTAAGTACAGCTCCGAAGGCAAACTTCTGCAGATATTGGAAGATAGCGAGGGAAAAGTTGTTAGAGCAGTGAGTGAAGTGGAGGAGAAAGATGGTAAACTATGGATGGGAAGTGTTCTTATGCCTTTTATTGGAGTTTACAACTTGAAATGAAATAGATAACAATACTCTGCTGAGCTATACACTACGTTGAAAAAAATCCTGAGTTTGATGTTTTGCTTAATTACAAGTTTTCATTGATGGACAATGAATTCACAGTTGAGGAAGTCCTTAAATGAATTCAAAATTGCTTCCATGTTGCCATGGATAGTTATAGTTGTGCACATCTCAGTAGATAAAACTGCCATTTGAATCAGAAACGAATTTGATCATTCCATAACAACCAGATAATATTATGTTTGGCAAAAAGGCTTAAATTTTCAAGGTCTAATTTGACCTGCATAAATTTGTAACATATCAgataatatttatataattattaattgataattgatatataatattaatttgtCATGTTATTGTGTTTGTTTGAGCGATACtaagtttataaaaaaaaatattttttcgaaGATCGTTTATTATATGGTTTATGGTTATATCCAAACGGTGAAAACTCAAGTGCAGttgatttcacgtgaagttgatagctgagagccttagatgaaaatttagtcaaatcagaaaatttagtcaaattatctAAAAGCTTTCCGTTATCTGTGAAATCggagatctttttttttttaaaaaaaagatgttttttatataataaataaacaaaaaagtatttttatatggTTATATCCAAACGGTGAAAACTCAAGTGCAGttgatttcacgtgaagttgatagctgagagccttagatgaaaatttagtcaaatcagaaaatttagtcaaattatctAAAAGCTTTCCgttatcaacttcatgtgaaatcgatgaaaatttagttaaatcagaaaatttagtcaaattatctaaaagctctcagttatcaacttcatgtgaagtcgactgcagCTGAGTTTCCAcctatccaaacataattgataaataaaaggataaagtatattttttgtatctgaagtttggcaaaagtttctaaaatattcctaaattttattttgtttcaattttgtcctaaaagttttcgatttgtattaaatataccttcgacggctaaattttcaaaaaatttaagaccaatctaacaataatgcatgaaaattatacttgatttgcttgtattaaaggttgttcttatgaaattgttgttgaatcggccttaaattttttgaaaaattaatcgccaagaaaataaaatttaggagtatttttgaaacttttattaaatttcaaggacaaaaaatataatttaccctaaataaaaagatctttctgcatgaaatatttaaatataaaattatttttatttttctataaaatatttaaaaaaaagataattgacaaaagatttttttttaaaaattcaccTAAACAAATCTATCATCTAACTAATAAAACGACTAATTTGATTTACAATTATATTTTTTAGAGGACCAATTTGATGAATATAATcgtttgaaaattaaattgataCTCATCTAATTTTTCAAAGATCATTTTAACATAAACCTTAAAATGTCttctaaattaaaattattacatCAGTTGAAAAGTTATAATCTTAtcggaaaagctctgcatacaagccctaatggcttgtatgctttacaagttcattaaacaataaaatcaaaatatgcgCTGCTTCAGGTACGTtgattacacgcgctatataacatcgcgcgtatatctaactaccagatttaaaatatttctttcctttttcgttttcgttattttgagatttcgttgttcttcttctcgcgcgtcttccctccttcttctccatcgttcttttcctctccttttctcACTAGCATCTTCTTCGTTTAGGTTACCTTTTTCTCTCTCTGCAACTCAACCTTCGACCAATTTGATGAATATAATcgtttgaaaattaaattgataCTCATCTAATTTTTCAAAGATCATTTTAACATAAACCTTAAAATGTCttctaaattaaaattattacatCAGTTGAAAAGTTATAATCTTAtcggaaaagctctgcatacaagccctaatggcttgtatgctttacaagttcattaaacaataaaatcaaaatatgcgCTGCTTCAGGTACGTtgattacacgcgctatataacatcgcgcgtatatctaactaccagatttaaaatatttctttcccttttcgttttcgttattttgagatttcgttcttcttcttctcccgcgTTTACCCTCCTTCTTCTCCAttgttcttttcttctccttttctcactAGCATCTTCTTCGTTTAGGTTACCTTTTTCTCTCTCTGCAACTCAACCTTCgatttctatttttgatttgttgttttctgaaatcaaagtttgatctcgttttgaagataatggatcattCAACCTCAGATTCTCAGCTGAATgcaggcgaagtggattatgagtCAGAATCTAACGAAGtccctgaggtttgatttacataggaTTAGTATGAAATTTCTttcagtaatttgtatagcattgtgtagttGAAAAATTACTGAACATTACTGTGAAAGTAACACGTTTACGTGAATCTGTCGATTCAATGTATTAGTTGTGATTAATTACCTGGAATTtgtagcagacgctcgggtgtagatcaattcttgtttgggtgtattttagctagaagtgtgggtgtatCTACACTTTActggttttttgttattttaattgacTTGTTGTTGTTCAGGTGTATTATAACAGACATGATTAGGTGTGTTTTTAGAACTGTATTATATCTGCAtgctgtgtatttacagtttatggctttaaaAGTCATTCTGtagttgagttgttgcggttNNNNNNNNNNNNNNNNNNNNNNNNNNNNNNNNNNNNNNNNNNNNNNNNNNNNNNNNNNNNNNNNNNNNNNNNNNNNNNNNNNNNNNNNNNNNNNNNNNNNNNNNNNNNNNNNNNNNNNNNNNNNNNNNNNNNNNNNNNNNNNNNNNNNNNNNNNNNNNNNNNNNNNNNNNNNNNNNNNNNNNNNNNNNNNNNNNNNNNNNNNNNNNNNNNNNNNNNNNNNNNNNNNNNNNNNNNNNNNNNNNNNNNNNNNNNNNNNNNNNNNNNNNNNNNNNNNNNNNNNNNNNNNNNNNNNNNNNNNNNNNNNNNNNNNNNNNNNNNNNNNNNNNNNNNNNNNNNNNNNNNNNNNNNNNNNNNNNNNNNNNNNNNNNNNNNNNNNNNNNNNNNNNNNNNNNNNNNNNNNNNNNNNNNNNNNNNNNNNNNNNNNNNNNNNNNNNNNNNNNNNNNNNNNNNNNNNNNNNNNNNNNNNNNNNNNNNNNNNNNNNNNNNNNNNNNNNNNNNNNNNNNNNNNNNNNNNNNNNNNNNNNNNNNNNNNNNNNNNNNNNNNNNNNNNNNNNNNNNNNNNNNNNNNNNNNNNNNNNNNNNNNNNNNNNNNNNNNNNNNNNNNNNNNNNNNNNNNNNNNNNNNNNNNNNNNNNNNNNNNNNNNNNNNNNNNNNNNNNNNNNNNNNNNNNNNNNNNNNNNNNNNNNNNNNNNNNNNNNNNNNNNNNNNNNNNNNNNNNNNNNNNNNNNNNNNNNNNNNNNNNNNNNNNNNNNNNNNNNNNNNNNNNNNNNNNNgcaattctgcaccgtgcgtacgataacgtcatggccgagatggaatcattaaaagccaaaaggaaggggacatcttctttatcccacgaagacgccaacttggaatccgttaacgagcttcaaagcccgccaaggatttgaacaagaggacgtccaaaaaacagGCTAGGTTCAAAGCTGGAGAAACAGAtcgcaaatgccacaaagaagaagaagacgaaagttttaagcgaggtaaaagtaatgttctttaaatttgtggcgattgagtttatttttctcgttaatagtttaggTAATGTGTGTGTGTTATATACCTGTTTGACctgtttgatgctgcatcagcggcGCATTCAAATtgcagccaatatcaaggacacgTTATGAGTTATCAGTTCAGGGTACGGGATAACTCGCACcgttcttttgggtgtatttttgttcaTTGACAATTTACATATAGACACATATATGGATACATATAGATCAAAAGCTGTAAAAATTCTTAGGTTATGggtttatatttgatttgatgtttttcttcatattttagtacatgtaattcatacattttgaatacagcacagacagtttgggtgtatattttatgcaatcttgggtgtattattagactTGCGTTGGGTGTAACAGTTTATATATACCTTgattttttccttcatattttaccacctgtaatacagCTTTTGAATACATCACAGACAGTTTACCAGCACAGATAGTTTAACTATGGGAAAAAATATACATGGAATAGAAGTTGTTGATACATGGCAAATATTTACAtcatttgttcaatttacaaactacCAAGCAGTTGGATTACCCAGTTTCTATATCAGCAGAATTAATCTGACAAAACGGACTTAATAATATAGAGGATGGCTTCGACAGCCTTATAGCACTACTCTCTCTAATTGCCCGATCTCTCTGTGTATTCATCTCACTGAATAGTATCCGGGAAGCGTACtccactctatagtggtccacctcctcctacaattaaaaagtatattctgtttaaacaataatattaattcaataaagtaatacagagttatatggttctaaagacagttacctgtggccaattatcccattgatacttcccctttttgatgttttccggctcaattaactccatccacttcataacgtacacagcgcagtcatagctgaaaacgaagaaaataaattacaaatctcatttactaaagtttaatgttcagagtcacaaatttataccttATTTTTTGGCCTGATATTTTAACATATGGTGATTTAATTTCCTTCTCCCTCTCCCCTTTCTGNNNNNNNNNNNNNNNNNNNNNNNNNNNNNNNNNNNNNNNNNNNNNNNNNNNNNNNNNNNNNNNNNNNNNNNNNNNNNNNNNNNNNNNNNNNNNNNNNNNNNNNNNNNNNNNNNNNNNNNNNNNNNNNNNNNNNNNNNNNNNNNNNNNNNNNNNNNNNNNNNNNNNNNNNNNNNNNNNNNNNNNNNNNNNNNNNNNNNNNNNNNNNNNNNNNNNNNNNNNNNNNNNNNNNNNNNNNNNNNNNNNNNNNNNNNNNNNNNNNNNNNNNNNNNNNNNNNNNNNNNNNNNNNNNNNNNNNNNNNNNNNNNNNNNNNNNNNNNNNNNNNNNNNNNNNNNNNNNNNNNNNNNNNNNNNNNNNNNNNNNNNNNNNNNNNNNNNNNNNNNNNNNNNNNNNNNNNNNNNNNNNNNNNNNNNNNNNNNNNNNNNNNNNNNNNNNNNNNNNNNNNNNNNNNNNNNNNNNNNNNNNNNNNNNNNNNNNNNNNNNNNNNNNNNNNNNNNNNNNNNNNNNNNNNNNNNNNNNNNNNNNNNNNNNNNNNNNNNNNNNNNNNNNNNNNNNNNNNNNNNNNNNNNNNNNNNNNNNNNNNNNNNNNNNNNNNNNNNNNNNNNNNNNNNNNNNNNNNNNNNNNNNNNNNNNNNNNNNNNNNNNNNNNNNNNNNNNNNNNNNNNNNNNNNNNNNNNNNNNNNNNNNNNNNNNNNNNNNNNNNNNNNNNNNNNNNNNNNNNNNNNNNNNNNNNNNNNNNNNNNNNNNNNNNNNNNNNNNNNNNNNNNNNNNNNNNNNNNNNNNNNNNNNNNNNNNNNNNNNNNNNNNNNNNNNNNNNNNNNNNNNNNNNNNNNNNNNNNNNNNNNNNNNNNNNNNNNNNNNNNNNNNNNNNNNNNNNNNNNNNNNNNNNNNNNNNNNNNNNNNNNNNNNNNNNNNNNNNNNNNNNNNNNNNNNNNNNNNNNNNNNNNNNNNNNNNNNNNNNNNNNNNNNNNNNNNNNNNNNNNNNNNNNNNNNNNNNNNNNNNNNNNNNNNNNNNNNNNNNNNNNNNNNNNNNNNNNNNNNNNNNNNNNNNNNNNNNNNNNNNNNNNNNNNNNNNNNNNNNNNNNNNNNNNNNNNNNNNNNNNNNNNNNNNNNNNNNNNNNNNNNNNNNNNNNNNNNNNNNNNNNNNNNNNNNNNNNNNNNNNNNNNNNNNNNNNNNNNNNNNNNNNNNNNNNNNNNNNNNNNNNNNNNNNNNNNNNNNNNNNNNNNNNNNNNNNNNNNNNNNNNNNNNNNNNNNNNNNNNNNNNNNNNNNNNNNNNNNNNNNNNNNNNNNNNNNNNNNNNNNNNNNNNNNNNNNNNNNNNNNNNNNNNNNNNNNNNNNNNNNNNNNNNNNNNNNNNNNNNNNNNNNNNNNNNNNNNNNNNNNNNNNNNNNNNNNNNNNNNNNNNNNNNNNNNNNNNNNNNNNNNNNNNNNNNNNNNNNNNNNNNNNNNNNNNNNNNNNNNNNNNNNNNNNN contains the following coding sequences:
- the LOC107629997 gene encoding protein STRICTOSIDINE SYNTHASE-LIKE 3-like; this translates as MTLLRWLAILFLLLAVYCGLDPFRHSPIASFPEFEAKLIEMPPWSEVPPEKDSENLLQKSEVKFLNEVQGPESVAFDPQGRGPYAGVADGRILFWNGHSWLPFAYTSPNRSELCDPKVPASPLSYVTTEHICGRPLGLRFNKKTGDLYIADAYFGLLKVGPEGGLATPLTTEAEGVPFRFTNDVDVDEEGNVYFTDSSAKYQRRNFIQLVFAGDDSGRVLKYNPDTKETTVLVRNIQFPNGISLSKDRSFFYVCEGVVGRLRKYWLKGEKAGTSEIIAILPGIPDNVRVNEDGDFWIALHCRRYMYAYLNALYPNIRKLILKLPIPTKIHYLLQIGGRQHALAVKYSSEGKLLQILEDSEGKVVRAVSEVEEKDGKLWMGSVLMPFIGVYNLK